The region ATATACACATCATGAAAGAAAATGACCATATTTTGTTACTAGCAAGATGCATTTTACCTGCCCATCAGCGATAATCAGTAAGACATGGTACTGACCACCGCTTTGTTCAACAATAGTGATGGCCATTTCAATAATTGGTGCAAAAGACGTTGGCCCtgtaaaaataaacaaatatggtgatacatttatcaaaaaaaaaaaatcatcaataaaagCAATGAGAATGAGCAATTGACTAGATGCAGCACCAGCAAGTCGTAACTGAGGGACTAACTCCCTATATCTACTCATAACCTCTTCAAATCCATTGCAAAACCTCTCATCTGAGAAGAAACTGAAAACTTCTTGGTCATGTGTGGAGGCTGCAAAAGACGAGCCACATAAGATCTTTGCGAAGTACAGTAATGAGGGCACTGAAATACtgaattataaaagaaaaatgaaattttaagttATAAAAAGAAGTACCATCTCCAAATCCGAAACATGGAATTAAGTTATCTTCATCAAATTTTGACAATGTTCTGCCAATGATAGATATTGCTTGTTCATATGGGTTTGGCTCATTCCCAATGTGATGCAAACTCTTTCGGTGGAATGACCTTGCACCTAATTTAGAGCATATTTTGCACAAGTTAAGAACTTGAACGAAAAATTTACGGAATAAGAAATCTGTTTATACCTGTCCACTCATTGCTCTTGGTGAAATCAATGCCAACAATTAGGTTTGAAGACTCTAAACCAGCACGAGCAAGGGCATCTGTGACCTACACAAATGAAGGCAAACAGTATTTAAGACCCTATCACTCAGCAGAGGGAAAACCATATGAACAATGACATaaggaaaaattgcactttttgtccctaagttatagggtaattgtaggaTTCATCCCTTCTTGGTCGTGTTCACTtatcatccctaagttataattGACGTTGCAAATTTCATCCTTTTCCTAACAAAATATTAGGGACAAAATTTGCAACGTCAGCTATAGCCTAGGGATGAGAAGTGAGCACAACCTGTTAGAAAAAGAACGAAATTTGCAACTTCAGTTATAGCTTAGGGATGAGAAGTGTGCACGACCAACAAATAGGGACAAATCCTACAATAACCCTATAACTTAGgcacgaaaagtgcaattttcccatgatataattttgaattggAGTTCAGAAAAGATAAATTGTTTCTAACAATGCAATACCTAAAGAAAGAATAACAAATTATCACTAATTCACTATAAtaccggggggggggggggagagatTTGTTCCTAATGATAGACATCAATTCATTCATGTAAACAATACTACAAATAACCAATTCCTCACATCAATTGGTCAAAGATGGTGCAAATAGGAAAGCGTAAGTTACTTATGATGAAAAATATCCACAGTTTGTTACAAAAAAGTTGTAGAAGAATGTATGCCTATGCTATATAGCAGAAAATGCTCATGAGGAAGTGTAAAACTACAACCATTATATAATTCAAATGCCAGTATAAATATGTTGATATATACTACTGTAAAAATCATTTCTTATTTCTGTATGTTCAACTCGCACAAATGTAGTCCGCCCCAAACTTTAGCACTATAGTTAACTATACCTGACTCCAACTACCAGAGGAAGCAATTGGTTTTCAACATAAAAAACATTACCATGCATCAAAGACAAGTCCCTTTAGTTCCCCATTTTTCATTTGAAATGCAATTGTTAGTAAATTAGTTCACCTGCTCCAAGGTGTGGTAGTTATCTtcgatttttgaaaatttccttTCCAGTCTTTTCCTTGATTCAGGAGGAGGGCCACCATATGTTTGATTAGGAGGTGGTGGTGCATAACTGTAGCTAGGCTGAGGATATGCTTGCGAATAACCATAATGCCCTGAATAAGCACCACTGTTATAAGAGCCCGAGTTATAAGATGCATAGCGACCTGTAGCTGAGCGTTTTGAACTTTTGCCGCCCATGAATTCTTCACACTAAACAGATTCTGAAACATCAAACATGAGTCAAATCTCCCATTGCCAAAGAAACAAGCACTACCAAGATTATAGATGTATAAAACAAGGCATTGTCAAACAACCCTGGGACCGTGAATGTTAATGTTCGTTAGAATAGGTGAAGTATTCCTGAATTAAGTTTAAGAATGTTGCTTAAACTCAAGCCTGGGAAGCTTAGTAACATTGGGTAAAATTCTTGTTACTTTAGTTTCCTGGGAGTCCAAGAACCACACAGGATGATTCCTTGTAGTTTAGGAATGCTAGAGACTGTAGGATTTCCAGCTACTGCTCTATGTTTATACAAGAAGCCTAATAAACTTTGATGTATCTAATATCACCTAAATCATCTAATTCCCATCATCCAAGCtccaattttcaacattttcaaCTAAAGAAGTTTCTTGGATATAATTGGTACACTTTGCAGTTCCAGAAAGTTGAAAAAGTAAGTGTGAAATAATGGACTACACCTAACTTTGAAGAAGTGGTCACATGAAAGTGATTTTCCATTCAGATTGACTTCCACAGAAGTCTCCCTTCCATTGGTTATATCTCTAATGGCCTGCATACCTTCCTTCTAGTCTTCTACAACTCCCCTAACCCACCCCCACTCCAtaaattccaaaaataaaaatgaaagagGGGAAATCTGGTTCAAGTGATAAAAGGAAAGCAAACTCTTGTGCATTTTGCAATTGACTAATCCAATTATCCAGCCAAATGCAGAATAATTAATCACTAACAACCCACAAACCCATTAGGAAtcagaacaaaaaaaaaggatagatgtatatatttatatattgcatGTTTTCTTATTAATGGACTATGAACCAAAGAATCAAACAAACAGGCTTTCCAATCCCTAATAATATAAGAATCCAAGCATATGAACATATTCAGAATATAGTTCCCCAGATTACAACTTGGAAAACTAAAGTAAGAGAAAAATGGGGGTTCaggaaaattttataaataaaaaaagctaAAGATTCTGTCAATGTAAAAGGCACACAACATCAGTCCTATCAAAGGAAATCGTCCATAGCTGCAATTTTTAccactaaaaaaatataaaaattaactGGTGTAAAACAAttcacaaaagaaataaaacccCAGAAAACATCTGACCTTGATTTTAATCAGAACCCAGAATTGAGAGCATCTCTTGACGGTggagaaagggagagagaggGGGGATAGAGTTGAAACATGAAAGTTGGTAGACAGAGAAAGGTAAGAGCTTTTCCCAGTTGGATTTGTATTCTACCTTTGATAGTGGGCCCAGTAAGGCTCATACCATAACGCAGTCTATGTTTTCCAGCTTACGTCTTTCCACTTGCGCAGTACTCTCATCGTTGCTTCCCCGAAGTTTCTCTCGAGTGAAATATactatattttatgaaattttatcaAGGGAGATTACTTcctttcaaaaaacaaaatcattggAGATTACGTTTCACGCTAAAACTTTTGACAGTTTGGTTTGCAGATTTGATCTAGTCGAGTAACCGATCAACGATGAAATTGTTTAACTATTTTATTAGTCCATATACTATtacaaaatgtttaattttagttATGTATTATTAAAGAGTCACAGTGTGAGACGGACTCGTGAATCTTAGGGTGtttattcaatcaagacttaacactttcaaaaatttttgatggattttaattgacttttgtataGTTTTTATAGATTATCttagaattttttaaacttttatcaactttgtaGGAGTCTATAAAAATCGGTAGGACAAACATTtatatacttattaaaaaaatttcatattaaaaaattttaaaaactattaaaactctaaattgaatacacacTTACAAACATTCTACAACttctattaatacattattcataattttcttacaaaaatatatttttataaatcataaattaattaaagcattgcaaataaataaatatggatTGTCACCAACATCTCACAGGAGGACCAAGCAACTTCACGATCACATTCTCCTCGTAACAGTAAGTTTGGTTTACAACACCGATGTGATTGTGATCGTGATTATACACACAAACATCATATATACACGCATTCATGTTTAGCATTCTGCTTTTGTATTATCAATTACATATGCTGATGGCTTATCGATTCATATGGTTTTGGAGAGAGGGAAGATCaaatcaaattgataattttgttatgattttttgtaataatttttgttatgatttttttaataaatatgtatgaaaataaaagagataaaaaaaataaagaatatataaatatttatgaaagatttgaaacgtaccgtaaaatttgatagaaattgatgaaaaatttgtcttgtttagatagaggaaaaagtttgtagagaaagTTGTGAAAAGTTTGGGATTGGAGGGatgagggttggatttcatctatttatattaatgaagaaaaaagtttacagaaatcctattctgataGAGTCTATAAAAGTTGATAAGTTTTtaaataccagtagacttttaaagactctataaaagtttGAATCGAATAGTACCAGTAtcctttgaaaagtttgaatcgAATACCTgtaaacttttaaagagtctttcaaaatctaaattataTCATTCTTATCCTGACTAAAACTatttgtatccttataaatACAAATAAGATCATCCTCAGAACTATTGCTCTCATCTTTATGACTTATGAGTTATGATAGAAatgataatatttattacaaaaaatttaatatcaatttgaaataaataaactgttacttataatagatataatattatttacataTGAAATTGTGATATTATTTAGCGTAAAAtgattgttacttttttttttaaaaacaaaaaaatgattgttactaatgataaatattgtaatacttataattgaaACTGTGATATGTACTTACAAAGTGTAATTCAaatgtaaatattgtaatacttatatgtgaaatgtttttttttaaaagaaattgtaatacttattgtagaaaattttaatactaatttgaattaaaaataaatcactGCTTATGATAGAcagtgtaatacttatatgtgaaattgtgatattatttagggtaaaattgattattactaatgataaatattgtaatacctATAATTGAAATTGGGATACTTACACACCCAATTATCTACCACCCCAAACCGTCTCACGGACAATAATTCGTGAGATGATCTCGCACAAATTTTGCctaaaaaaagataattaagTAAAATTATTAAGAGTGACAAACATCACTTATCTTATCTTATACTCTATAATAAAGCAGAAAAACTTTTGGTAAAGCAAAAATATTAACTTTCCCCTCCACTAAAAACTAGTACATCATTTGTATGCATTCAATGGAGTAGTTCTGAACTCatttgtatgtgtgtatatatatatcaata is a window of Ipomoea triloba cultivar NCNSP0323 chromosome 11, ASM357664v1 DNA encoding:
- the LOC115997082 gene encoding E3 ubiquitin-protein ligase RGLG2-like, which codes for MGGKSSKRSATGRYASYNSGSYNSGAYSGHYGYSQAYPQPSYSYAPPPPNQTYGGPPPESRKRLERKFSKIEDNYHTLEQVTDALARAGLESSNLIVGIDFTKSNEWTGARSFHRKSLHHIGNEPNPYEQAISIIGRTLSKFDEDNLIPCFGFGDASTHDQEVFSFFSDERFCNGFEEVMSRYRELVPQLRLAGPTSFAPIIEMAITIVEQSGGQYHVLLIIADGQVTRSVDTGRGQLSPQEKRTVEAIVKASEYPLSIVLVGVGDGPWDMMREFDDNIPARAFDNFQFVNFTEIMSKNLDGSRKEAEFALSALMEIPAQYRATLELNILGTSRGKEIDRVPLPPPRYGADSSRTAKPSQSYSGPSTPSYSRPDSSYQTSQPPSSSDNHLCPICITNPKDMAFGCGHQTCCECGQDLHLCPICRDTISTRIKLY